DNA from Xylanibacillus composti:
TTAATACAACGACAAACCCTGCCAATCCCCACTTGTACAGTACGAATTCATAAATTCTGTCCTGAAAAATGTAAAACAATAAATCTGTGATAGACATGCTTCCGAAAATCACTACCCCAATTGCAAACAGCTGCGCCTCCTTGTTTCCCTTGACCGCTTGCGTAACCGAGGCAGTAAGCAAAAGAACCATTTGCGTCAGCAAAAAAACACTCATCAGCGTTACACTAAAAAAGTAGTAAAGGTCCGATATGAGACCATGCGTAGCATGCCAGATCAACAGCACAAGAAAACAGATACAGGAATAAACGAATTGAACTTTTCTATAGATCCGTACAATCTTCTTCATCTTCCCAACAATAATCTGCTCGACAAAGAAGGTCAGGCTGACCGTAAAAGTTAACATCGCAAGGTCAAACAGCAGCAACAGAATTACCCCGAACTCCACATAAACCATCTGCATAAGCCTGGAGTGGCAAAAAACAAAAAGACCCGAGCTCAAAATAACGAGTGCCAAAGCCAGCCACAGACTGCGTTGTGCGCGCCGCAAAAAGATCAGGCAGACCAGCATACTGATCGAAAGAAAGAAAAAACCGCCTGCCAATATCAAGTCTGGGATATTTTTCCCTAAAAAGCCGTGATTCAGCTCTTGAAAATCTCCGAGTTGAGGCGCTTGAGCCAGACCCACCCGCTTAAATAACCCCATCATCCGAATGTACAGATCTTTGCTCCCCGCGTCCGAATCCAGCGAAAGGACTAAATGGTGTCGTTCCGTATCCGCTTTGCGAAACGTTTTGTAAATCAGTCGGTCCTCCAGATAAAACTCAAGGTTTTTTCCATATATCATAGGAAAGTAAAGGCCGCTAGTCGGGGTAGTATGGTTCAGATTCGGAATCTGGATCCGCACCCATCCATCTGTCGCACCCTCGGGCCAAGCAGGAAAAGGATGCCCGGTCCCAGCCGCGAACCACTCCTCGCTGTTCCTGACATCCTCTATCGTCCAGCTGCTGCCCGCAGGCTCCCACAGCATTTCCCATTCTTCTATAGAAACCGCGCTGTTCCCGTTGTCCGCAAGTCCAGCCGTAGCGGGAAACGCTGCCGCCAGCAGAACCAGAATCATAGACGCGATCACGCACTTTTGAACTGTCTTCATGCAGCACCTCAAAGCATTGTCTTGGATTGGATACTTATGCACGAACATGCAATACTTTAAGGTTCGACACTTTTCTACGAAAACCTCTTGATCGAGAAAGTTTGTCCAAAAATTACAATGACTCGAAGAACGCTTTCAGCACTTTTTCTGCCGGCTTGTTGTACAAGGCGTATTTACTATCCTCCGCCGCTTTCTCAGCCGGATACAACAGCGCGCTCCAATCCCAGACACCGATCCCTTCGATCCAAGGCTGCTCGCGCAGCTTTTGTGTCATAACCTTGTAATAGCGCTCCTGTTCCTCAAGGCTAAGCTTGCCCGGGAGCCCCCAGTCGTTCGGCACTTGCGCGGAGCCTTCTGTACTCATGCAGCCGGCCTCTGCGAAGAAGAACGGCATCTGGTAGCGGTCGACGACCTTCTTGATGCGCGCCAGCTGGTTGTCCCAATCGTCAATCGGGTAGTAACCGCTGGAGGAGATCACATCAAGCTCGTCCCACCATTTCACATTGCTTTCCTGGTATTTATCCGTATTGTACGTGATCAGGCCAGAGAAGTGCTCCCGGACAGCACGCACGGTCTGCCGCCATTCCTCCTCCCGCCGCTCGGTTTGCACCATCTCACAGCCGATGATGAACATCTCGCATCCTGTGCGTTCTGCCAGCTTTGCATAGTGCACCTGATATTCCGTATAACTGCGGAACCAATTGCTCCACTTCGGCTCGCACGGAACCTCCAAATCGAAGAAATTGATATGAGCGCGCCAAGTGCCATTGCGGCAGTTGACCGCCGGCTTCATGATGACGCGAAGTCCGAGCGACTGGGCATAACGGATCATCGTCTCCAATTCTTCATCGCTCACCATATGATCGCCTATATAGTCGATTTCTTCCGATTGAGCTGTGTCCTGCAAGGCGGCCAGCGCCACAATGACCGTGTCCGCGCTCGTACGCTCTTTCAGCAGCCTCAATGAATCCTTGGCCTCTTCCTTGAGAAAATCGCCCTTCCTTGCCATCCATCCGAAAGTTACGCCTTTGATGTACTTCATTTCTATTCTTCTCCTTTTATTTGAGTATGGTTCTCTCTAAGCACGGAAGTCCCGCCGACCAGGCAGGACTCCGAATAGCCTTATCATTAGCGAAATCATTAAATGGGACTCACCGCAACAGACTCTTACAGCCTGCCCAACTCTGCATCGTCGCCTAGAGTCTCGTGATGCTCAATGGTGTACGCGACAATCTCTTCTACAGTCGTATAGGCCAAGCCGACGTATGTGTCAGCCGCGCCATAGTAGATGGCGATACGCCCGGTGTCTGCGTCATGCAGGGTCGCGCAAGGGAAGATGACATTGTCGACAAAGCCTCTTTCCTCGTACCATTCTTCCGGGGTGAGCACATAGTTCTGGCAGCGGTATTTCACCTTGGAAGGCTCATCCTTGTCCAGAATGACGGAGCCCATGCTGTAGACATACCCGTTGCACGTCTGCGTGACTCCATGGTAGAACATGAGCCAGCCGATCGTCGTTTCAATCGGGGCAGGTCCGCCGCCTATCTTCAAGGCTTGCCACCAGCCGTGACCGCCCTTGCTCATGACATGGCGGTGCTTGCCCCAATAGAGCAGATCCGGGCTTTCGCTGAGGAAAATGTCCCCGAACGGCGTATGGCCGCTGTCGCTCGGACGCGACAGCATGGCAAAGTTGCCATGGATCTTCTTGGGGAACAACACCCCGTTGCGATTGAACGGAAGGAATGGATTTTCCATACGGACGAATGTCTTGAAATCCTTCGTCTTCGCCAAGCCCAGGGAAGCGCCATAGAAGTCTGTGCACCAAATGATATAATAAGTGTCCTCGACCTTCACAAGCCGAGGATCGTAGGCATAGAGCGGCATGTAACTTTTGCCGGATTCATCGACGAATGGTATGCGCTCCTCTTCAATCTGCCAATGCAGCGCATCATCGCTCCATCCCAAGTGGAGGTGCGGGCGGCCATTTACCGTCTCCGCGCGAAATACGCCAACGAACTTGCCTTCATAGGGCGCAACGGCGCTGTTGAATATACGGGCTATGCCTTTTACCGGGTTGCGTGCAATAACCGGATTCGCAGAATGTCGCCATACCGGTCCGCGATATCCTTCCGGCTTCTCTTCCCATGGCATATTCGGAAGCGAAGCCCCTATAATTTTGACTTGATTTGGTGATTCGCTCATGTCCAATCTCCTTTTCTTTCTATATAATGAATGTCCTGCCCGACACAAAACAGACGGGAGGCGATTGCCACCGTGGCAGCTTGCGGCTTCCTCCCAGTGGCCCCACTTCCCGTCTCTATGCGATTATGCCTTACTTCACAGCGCCTTGCGTAAAGCCATTATAGATATATTTCTGCAAGGACAGGAAGGCGATCAGCGTCGGCAGAATAACGATCATGATGCCCGCGCTAATAATTTCCCACTGCGTTCCGTACGGTCCCTTGAACTTGAACAACGCAGTCGATACGACCTGCAGATCTTCCTTCGGCATATACAGGAACGGAATATAGAAGTCGTTGTAGATCGCCACGCCCTTCACGATAAACACCGTCGCAATCGCCGGTTTCAGCAGCGGCAATATAATTCTGCCGAAAATCGTTAAGTAGGATGCGCCGTCCAGCATCGCCGACTCGTCCAGCTGGTTCGAAATCTGATTGATGAACTGGATGAAAATATAAATTGAAATAATGTCCGTCCCCATGAACAGCAATATCGCCGATGCCCGCGTATTGAACAACCCCAAATCGTTGATAATTTGGAAGGTTGCCACCTGTGTCGTAACCCCCGGAATCAAGACCGCGAACAGGAACAGCGCCATGATGACATTCTTTCCCTTGAATTCGAATCGGCTTAAAATATAGGCGATCATCGTCCCGATCAGAATGGCTCCTCCGATCGAAATCGTCAGCACGATCACCGTATTCATGAAGCCGACCGTCATATTCCCTTCGAAAAATGCTCGTTTGTAGTTATCAAAGTTCAACCAGTCCTCCGGCGGCGTCAGCGCCGTAGAGTTGGCCATTTCCTCACGCGACTTAAAAGAGGTGAACAACACCACAACCAGCGGCAGCAATGCCGCGAAAGCCCCAAGCAGCAGCGAACCGTACTTCAAGACAGAAAAAAATGTGTATTTGGCTTTCTCCATGCTTAGGCTCCCTTCTCCTTGAACAGTTTATTCTGGATCAGCGTCACAAGGATGACGATGATCAGCA
Protein-coding regions in this window:
- a CDS encoding glycoside hydrolase family 113; its protein translation is MKYIKGVTFGWMARKGDFLKEEAKDSLRLLKERTSADTVIVALAALQDTAQSEEIDYIGDHMVSDEELETMIRYAQSLGLRVIMKPAVNCRNGTWRAHINFFDLEVPCEPKWSNWFRSYTEYQVHYAKLAERTGCEMFIIGCEMVQTERREEEWRQTVRAVREHFSGLITYNTDKYQESNVKWWDELDVISSSGYYPIDDWDNQLARIKKVVDRYQMPFFFAEAGCMSTEGSAQVPNDWGLPGKLSLEEQERYYKVMTQKLREQPWIEGIGVWDWSALLYPAEKAAEDSKYALYNKPAEKVLKAFFESL
- a CDS encoding glycoside hydrolase family 130 protein, encoding MSESPNQVKIIGASLPNMPWEEKPEGYRGPVWRHSANPVIARNPVKGIARIFNSAVAPYEGKFVGVFRAETVNGRPHLHLGWSDDALHWQIEEERIPFVDESGKSYMPLYAYDPRLVKVEDTYYIIWCTDFYGASLGLAKTKDFKTFVRMENPFLPFNRNGVLFPKKIHGNFAMLSRPSDSGHTPFGDIFLSESPDLLYWGKHRHVMSKGGHGWWQALKIGGGPAPIETTIGWLMFYHGVTQTCNGYVYSMGSVILDKDEPSKVKYRCQNYVLTPEEWYEERGFVDNVIFPCATLHDADTGRIAIYYGAADTYVGLAYTTVEEIVAYTIEHHETLGDDAELGRL
- a CDS encoding carbohydrate ABC transporter permease; translation: MEKAKYTFFSVLKYGSLLLGAFAALLPLVVVLFTSFKSREEMANSTALTPPEDWLNFDNYKRAFFEGNMTVGFMNTVIVLTISIGGAILIGTMIAYILSRFEFKGKNVIMALFLFAVLIPGVTTQVATFQIINDLGLFNTRASAILLFMGTDIISIYIFIQFINQISNQLDESAMLDGASYLTIFGRIILPLLKPAIATVFIVKGVAIYNDFYIPFLYMPKEDLQVVSTALFKFKGPYGTQWEIISAGIMIVILPTLIAFLSLQKYIYNGFTQGAVK